AATTTCGTTCAAGATCAAGGATCGCGAAAAAAATAACCGGAGTCATATAAATGATATTACGAGGATTATTTTTTGAGCATGACGCCGAGATTGGGCGAAAGGGCCATTTCTGGATGGGCACTATCTATACAATCGCCGGCCATGCCGGAAAGGTTACAAAAAAATCAGCTGCAAACCATCCCGAGGTGCTGGTGAACTTGTACGAAAAAAATTCGATCCGGTGGATGATTGTCTAATTTATATCACGTAAAGACATGAACTTCTTCTCGTTAAATTATTAACACATCATGTTGATAATTTGTATTGACGGGTACTCCCAATGCATATATCCTTTAAGATCAGAAAGCTGCAAAAAATATGCTCAAAAAGCCTTGAAGCCAAAAGGTATCTTGGCGCTAAATGTGGCCGCAAACTGCAACAGAGAATGATGGAGCTTAAAGCCGCTGAGACCCTCGCTGATATTTCTCGACTGCCGCCCGCCCGCTGCCATGAGTTGACCGGCAACAGAGCAGGACAATTATCCGTTGATCTGGAACACCCTTACCGCCTTTTGTTTATCGTGGCCAATGATCCTCCCCCTGAACTGGAAAGTGGGGGCCTGGACCGGGAAAGTGTCACAGAAATTGAAATCACTGAAATAGCAGACACGCATTAAAAGAGAGAGACGCCATGGTGACCGCAAAGAAAAAATATGAATTTGAACCGGATTATGCCGTTCCCCCGGGAGATACCCTGCTGGAGGTAATGGAATCTCTCGGAATGACCCAGAAGGAACTGGCGATCAGGGCTGGACTGACTGAACAGACATTGATTCGTATTTTCAAGGGTGAACAGCCGATTTCCTATGAAACCGCCAACCGGCTCGAACTGGTGACCAGAGTTCCGGCCCGGATGTGGAATAATCTCGAGGCCCAGTACAGAGAACAACTGGCCAAACAGGAAGAGCATAAACGGCTTGAGTCCAATATCGAATGGCTGAAAACTATTCCGACCAAGGAACTCATAGAGAGAGGACATCTTGAAGCTGACAGGGACAAAGTGGCGCTTCTGCGGAAGACTCTGTCCTTTTTTGGTGTCAGCAGTGTGCAGGCCTGGCGGGGTATCTGGGAAAGACCGGCGGTGGCGGCAAGGAGGTCACCATGCTTCGAATCCCGGCCAGGGGACGCTTCCGCCTGGATCCGCCAGGGAGAACTGCAGGCCCGTGAAATTGAATGCAACTCCTTTGATAAAAAACGCTTCAAAAAGGCCTTGCAACAGATCAGGTCTCTGACCCGTGAACAACCCGCGGTATTCGAGCCGGAGATGAAACGGCTCTGCGCTGAAGCAGGAGTTGCGGTTGCCCTGGTCCGTGAAATGAAAAAGGTGCCGTGGAACGGTGCCACCAGGTGGTTGACGCCCCGTAAGGTCATGATTCTGCTCTGTCTGCGCGGCAAAGGAGAAGACAAATTCTGGTTTTCTTTTTTTCATGAAGCCGGACATGTATTGCATGACAGTAAAAAGGACCTGCTGATCAATGACGGCAGCCATGATGACCCGCGTGAAGAGCGGGCCAATCACTTTGCCTCGGAAATTCTGATTCCCGCCCGATACAACAACGACATTCGCTTGTTCCGCTCAAAGGCGGAAATCATCAACCTGGCGGACGAACTTGGCATCTCCCCCGGTATCGTGGCTGGCCGTTACCAGTTTTTGACTGAAAAATGGAACTTTTTTAAGGGGCTTATCCGCACCCTGGACTGGGCGTCTTCATATGACAAAGATTGTCGGTCTCGCAACAACCCGCTCGACGGACGTGATTCGTCTTGTAACTTGTTGATTTTATTGGGTGGCATTTGAAGCCTTTCGGGTTGTTACGAGTTCATCAAGATTAATTATGGTCAGGAAAACCAAACTTGAACTGACTTGGACCGTTAGAAGATCGTTATTTACATAGTTAACAAAGTATGTTGCATTGCTTCCATTAATAATATTGGAGGAAACAGCATATGCCCCGTCACGCAAGATTAGATGCACCGGGGTAACGACTCACTGGGTGGCGACCACCTGTCGAGCACACTGACTTTTATCCATTATTTTTTGCATAACGCTACGCATGAGGTGCGGGGGCCAAAAGACTTGCCGCGCCAGCACCGCAGCAGATCTTCCCGTCACTCTCAATGCGATTGTTCGGGCTCTGCTTCATTAATAGTTTTCAGTTTCTTTTCTTGCGACTGAGATGGTGGGAGAGATGAGAAAATTAAAAGTTGTTCTGTTCATTACTTTAGGACTCATTTGTTTCAGCGCAACCGCATATGCGGCATGGCAGATCCAGTATACGGGCGAGGCGGCCAGGATGTTCGGAAGCACGCCCAGGGGCAATTTTGCTACAGAGGATCAGTGTCGGGATTACTGGAGATCGCAGCCTGCTTTTGAACAAAATAA
This DNA window, taken from Desulfobacterales bacterium, encodes the following:
- a CDS encoding killer suppression protein; this translates as MHISFKIRKLQKICSKSLEAKRYLGAKCGRKLQQRMMELKAAETLADISRLPPARCHELTGNRAGQLSVDLEHPYRLLFIVANDPPPELESGGLDRESVTEIEITEIADTH
- a CDS encoding helix-turn-helix domain-containing protein, whose protein sequence is MVTAKKKYEFEPDYAVPPGDTLLEVMESLGMTQKELAIRAGLTEQTLIRIFKGEQPISYETANRLELVTRVPARMWNNLEAQYREQLAKQEEHKRLESNIEWLKTIPTKELIERGHLEADRDKVALLRKTLSFFGVSSVQAWRGIWERPAVAARRSPCFESRPGDASAWIRQGELQAREIECNSFDKKRFKKALQQIRSLTREQPAVFEPEMKRLCAEAGVAVALVREMKKVPWNGATRWLTPRKVMILLCLRGKGEDKFWFSFFHEAGHVLHDSKKDLLINDGSHDDPREERANHFASEILIPARYNNDIRLFRSKAEIINLADELGISPGIVAGRYQFLTEKWNFFKGLIRTLDWASSYDKDCRSRNNPLDGRDSSCNLLILLGGI